The Arachis hypogaea cultivar Tifrunner chromosome 19, arahy.Tifrunner.gnm2.J5K5, whole genome shotgun sequence genome has a window encoding:
- the LOC112776502 gene encoding stellacyanin, which translates to MINMAKVLLSCLLLFAFVVVSCSATTYTVGDTSGWDISTNLETWVADKNFKVGDALVFQYSSSNSVDEVTKKNYDTCDTTDVLASYGNGNTSVPLTRAGDRYFVSGNRLYCLGGMKLHVHIDGDDTTLSPAMAPNAVAGSDQNPATTFQQSPSSKKNTPVSNGVVNFPPNILSLVYVALVAATLG; encoded by the exons ATGATCAACATGGCAAAGGTGCTCCTGTCATGTCTTCTTCTCTTTGCTTTTGTGGTGGTGTCATGCTCAGCCACCACCTACACTGTTGGAGATACCTCTGGCTGGGACATTAGCACTAATCTTGAAACTTGGGTTGCTGATAAGAATTTCAAAGTTGGTGATGCTCTTG TTTTTCAGTATTCATCATCCAATAGTGTAGACGAAGTTACAAAAAAGAACTATGATACATGTGACACAACCGATGTGTTGGCGAGTTATGGAAATGGAAACACTTCGGTGCCATTGACACGAGCTGGGGATAGATACTTTGTGAGCGGAAACAGGTTGTATTGCCTTGGAGGGATGAAGCTCCATGTTCATATAGATGGTGACGACACGACGCTTTCACCGGCTATGGCACCTAATGCTGTGGCCGGATCTGACCAAAACCCTGCAACTACATTTCAACAGTCTCCttcatcaaagaagaacacaCCTGTTTCAAATGGAGTTGTGAATTTCCCACCAAATATTCTCAGTTTGGTTTACGTTGCTTTAGTGGCTGCTACTTTGGGATGA
- the LOC112776503 gene encoding uncharacterized protein, with amino-acid sequence MASNTALRSAAKLIRSSQSFISKSSSGSRGFHSTGIKRGGHGHDEPYYMHAKHMYNLDRMTNQGLKMSLAVFTGFSIGVAVPVYAVIFQQKKTASG; translated from the exons ATGGCTTCCAACACCGCTCTCAGATCCGCAGCAAAGCTTATTCGCTCCTCTCAATCATTCATCTCTAAATCGTCATCTG GTAGCCGAGGTTTCCATTCTACTGGCATCAAGAGAGGTGGTCATGGCCATGATGAGCCATACTACATGCACGCAAAGCACATGTACAACTTGGACAGGATGACCAATCAGGGATTGAAAATGTCCCTTGCAGTGTTCACTGGCTTCAGCATTGGTGTCGCGGTTCCTGTCTATGCAGTCATTTTCCAGCAAAAGAAGACAGCATCAGGATAG
- the LOC112777327 gene encoding uncharacterized protein produces the protein MHRSASWNRFSDDYFKHSAITLSPGHRSYSVFDTTTLPTYDPIAELAKKEKARVKFAENAVHVIPFVLLVCALALWLFSNPDIDVGMIGDPIGRSIEGMSLEGEIENDSDGTQTGFLPIVNPDDISTKDFAADKLSIHLKNFK, from the exons ATGCACAGGTCTGCAAGCTGGAACAGGTTCTCTGATGATTACTTCAAGCATTCAGCAATAACTCTGTCTCCAGGGCACAGATCATACTCTGTTTTTGACACCACCACTTTGCCAACGTATGATCCCATTGCTGAGTTGGCAAAGAAGGAGAAAGCACGTGTCAAGTTTGCAGAGAATGCAGTTCATGTTATCCCTTTTGTCCTCCTTGTTTGTGCCCTCGCTCTTTGGCTCTTCTCAAACCCAG atATAGATGTGGGAATGATAGGAGATCCAATTGGAAGAAGCATTGAAGGAATGAGTCTTGAAGGAGAAATTGAAAATGACAGCGATGGTACTCAAACGGGCTTCTTACCTATTGTCAACCCAGATGACATTTCCACAAAAGATTTTGCAGCTGATAAACTTTCCATTCATCTAAAAAACTTTAAGTAA